From one Luteipulveratus mongoliensis genomic stretch:
- a CDS encoding TetR/AcrR family transcriptional regulator — MKSQKSSEERPTRPRGRPRAFDEDKAVYAAAQLFWQHGYDGTSISELTAAMGITTQSLYSAFGSKAELYQRSLISYRENSGGGLPAALALPNAVDAMVGVMENAARQFTRRGLPHGCMISTGCLQVSAEHTELAEHLRGIRRTGRRSVEDRLRRGVAEGDLRPDIDVPSLARYVQVMAQGIAVQATDGASTAALRAVVKQASITVEAARAD; from the coding sequence GTGAAAAGTCAGAAGAGTTCTGAGGAGCGGCCGACGCGCCCCCGCGGTCGTCCGCGCGCGTTCGACGAGGACAAGGCGGTGTACGCCGCCGCGCAGCTGTTCTGGCAGCACGGCTATGACGGCACATCGATCAGCGAGCTGACGGCCGCGATGGGCATCACGACCCAGAGCCTCTACTCCGCGTTCGGCTCGAAAGCTGAGCTGTACCAACGATCTTTGATCAGCTACCGCGAGAACAGCGGTGGTGGCCTCCCCGCTGCGCTGGCCCTCCCGAATGCGGTCGACGCGATGGTGGGGGTCATGGAGAACGCCGCGCGCCAGTTCACCCGTCGCGGCCTGCCGCACGGCTGCATGATCTCGACCGGTTGCCTGCAGGTGTCGGCCGAACACACCGAGCTCGCCGAGCACCTGCGCGGCATACGTCGTACGGGCCGCAGGTCGGTCGAGGATCGCCTGCGTCGTGGTGTAGCCGAGGGCGATCTGCGACCGGACATCGACGTGCCCTCGCTGGCCCGCTACGTGCAGGTGATGGCACAGGGCATCGCCGTGCAGGCCACGGACGGCGCCAGCACGGCTGCACTACGCGCCGTGGTGAAACAGGCGTCGATCACGGTGGAGGCGGCGCGCGCGGACTAG
- a CDS encoding oxygenase MpaB family protein, whose product MKLVPLAKKDTQPHADYGFFGPDSVTWKVWSYPTSLTVGFVRAVSIEELDPDLVASVEQSGAVRKRTRTRYDRTLRYFAMVAFADSKSTAHAADILVKVHSKGIGIEPLSGQRYDANAPHSQLWIHLTAWHSILYAYERYGPGRLSEAEENQYWEECALAAELQTCSPDDVPRTREGIREYFETMRPQLVGSPYAQSMMDFLLDATGVVLRAGPLGPVSSLSNFMMRRAVIATFPGWMREMAGTKQPKAVDVAIRPVMKLAFRSMRLSTHGQLWLLKQLSPSTVPVVAPILFGIKPLSETTTTPSQAQETYGYDKPAEAHLDLRARQADRVFTHSEKASDEGIVESEPILGATAIA is encoded by the coding sequence ATGAAGCTCGTACCGCTCGCCAAGAAGGACACCCAGCCGCATGCGGACTACGGGTTCTTCGGCCCGGACTCGGTGACCTGGAAGGTGTGGAGCTATCCGACCTCGCTGACCGTCGGCTTCGTCCGCGCAGTCTCGATCGAGGAGCTGGACCCCGATCTCGTGGCGTCGGTCGAGCAGTCCGGCGCGGTCCGCAAGCGCACCCGTACGCGCTACGACCGGACGCTGCGCTACTTCGCGATGGTGGCGTTCGCAGACTCGAAGTCGACCGCACACGCCGCCGACATCCTGGTCAAGGTGCACTCCAAGGGCATCGGCATCGAACCCCTTAGCGGACAGCGGTACGACGCCAACGCGCCGCACTCGCAGCTGTGGATTCACCTCACCGCATGGCACTCGATCCTGTACGCCTACGAGAGGTACGGGCCGGGCCGGCTGAGCGAGGCCGAGGAGAACCAGTACTGGGAGGAGTGCGCGCTCGCCGCCGAGCTGCAGACGTGCTCGCCCGATGACGTCCCCCGCACCCGCGAAGGCATCCGGGAGTACTTCGAGACCATGCGGCCGCAGCTGGTCGGGTCTCCGTATGCCCAGTCGATGATGGACTTCCTGCTCGACGCCACGGGGGTCGTCCTCCGCGCGGGTCCGCTGGGGCCGGTCTCGTCGCTGTCCAACTTCATGATGCGCCGTGCCGTCATCGCCACCTTCCCGGGATGGATGCGCGAGATGGCCGGCACCAAGCAGCCCAAGGCCGTGGACGTGGCCATCCGACCCGTGATGAAGCTCGCCTTCCGGTCCATGCGGCTGAGCACGCACGGACAGCTCTGGCTGCTGAAGCAGCTCTCGCCGTCGACGGTGCCCGTCGTCGCGCCGATCCTGTTCGGGATCAAGCCGCTGAGCGAGACCACGACGACGCCCTCGCAGGCCCAGGAGACGTACGGCTACGACAAGCCCGCGGAAGCCCACCTGGATCTGCGTGCCCGTCAGGCCGACCGCGTGTTCACGCACAGCGAGAAGGCCAGCGACGAGGGCATCGTGGAGTCCGAGCCGATCCTGGGCGCGACCGCGATCGCCTGA
- a CDS encoding TetR/AcrR family transcriptional regulator, whose product MAAESVRRPRRAYAARLPREQRREQLLDAALVIIDRDGYRAVSMDAIARECGVTRPVVYGVFDDLSDLLTGLLDREESRALTQLAEAAAGTPAADLEGYVTELARRMVSVVIANPLTWRPILFSSSIGPSVVRGRVERDREMVRLRIAEALALHLATSPGAELDSEVMAHAILAAVEHFGRLLLDDPERFDADRLVAALRGLLAAFQ is encoded by the coding sequence GTGGCAGCCGAGTCGGTACGCCGCCCACGGCGCGCCTATGCCGCGCGTCTGCCGCGCGAGCAGCGCCGCGAGCAGCTGCTCGACGCCGCGCTCGTCATCATCGATCGAGACGGATATCGAGCGGTCTCGATGGACGCCATCGCGCGTGAGTGCGGTGTGACGAGACCTGTGGTCTACGGGGTGTTCGACGACCTGAGCGATCTGCTGACGGGTCTGCTGGACCGCGAGGAAAGCCGAGCGCTGACCCAGCTCGCCGAGGCTGCCGCCGGGACACCCGCAGCTGACCTCGAGGGCTACGTCACCGAGCTGGCGCGTCGCATGGTCTCCGTCGTGATCGCCAACCCGTTGACCTGGCGTCCGATCCTGTTCAGCTCGAGCATCGGGCCCTCCGTGGTGAGGGGAAGGGTCGAGAGGGACCGCGAGATGGTCCGGCTGCGGATCGCCGAGGCGCTCGCGCTCCACCTGGCCACGAGCCCGGGCGCAGAGCTCGACTCGGAGGTCATGGCGCACGCGATCCTCGCGGCCGTCGAGCACTTCGGTCGGCTGCTGCTGGACGATCCTGAGCGGTTCGATGCCGATCGGCTGGTCGCTGCCCTGCGCGGCCTGCTGGCGGCCTTCCAGTAG
- a CDS encoding thioesterase family protein, with amino-acid sequence MTEPTAYYEPLGDGTYRPTILVQGAWREDEQHMSVVAGLITEVFAQHKPRDGMVLSRIAFEIFGQIPLSDTHVAVETIRPGRTIELLEATVTIGERVIIRARAWRLQSQDTTDVAGLELPSMPAPDTCEPVDAAAEWQGRFLETLDYRAAPGGRDGRRQVWARTDVALIAGTTVSPVAAYITLVDLANGIATRVRPTELLYPNVDLTIHLLRAPDPSWVGLDTSVTFGDNGIGLTSTVLNDIHGPVGRAEQCLTVRHFPPA; translated from the coding sequence GTGACCGAGCCGACCGCGTACTACGAGCCCTTGGGCGATGGCACCTACCGACCGACGATCCTCGTGCAGGGCGCGTGGCGCGAGGACGAGCAGCACATGTCCGTGGTGGCCGGGCTCATCACCGAGGTGTTCGCGCAGCACAAGCCGCGCGACGGCATGGTTCTGAGCCGGATCGCCTTCGAGATCTTCGGCCAGATCCCCCTGTCCGACACGCACGTCGCCGTCGAGACGATCCGGCCCGGCCGCACGATCGAGCTGCTCGAGGCCACTGTGACGATCGGCGAGCGCGTGATCATCCGTGCGCGCGCCTGGCGACTGCAGTCGCAGGACACCACCGATGTCGCCGGACTCGAGCTGCCCTCCATGCCGGCGCCTGACACCTGCGAGCCGGTCGATGCCGCCGCCGAGTGGCAGGGCCGTTTCCTGGAGACCCTGGACTACCGCGCCGCACCCGGCGGGCGGGACGGCCGACGTCAGGTCTGGGCGCGCACTGACGTCGCGCTCATTGCCGGTACGACGGTCAGCCCGGTCGCGGCGTACATCACGCTTGTGGACCTCGCCAACGGCATCGCTACGCGCGTGCGTCCGACTGAGCTGCTCTACCCGAACGTCGACCTGACCATCCACCTGCTCCGCGCACCCGATCCCTCTTGGGTTGGCCTCGATACGTCAGTGACGTTCGGAGACAACGGGATTGGGCTCACATCGACGGTGCTGAACGACATCCATGGGCCGGTCGGTCGCGCCGAGCAGTGCCTCACGGTCAGGCACTTCCCGCCGGCCTAG
- a CDS encoding PIG-L deacetylase family protein: MGRHLSLILAHPDDESYAAYGTVARHAQDEQFRLSVLHATDGEKGEIAHGVPVAPEDLGAWRRREDENAWCAVGAKPHRHDWLGLPDGGVEAVGIPALRHRIITFLREERPDVVATFGPDGVSGHPDHIAMSVATTEAFDVVRREPGPGLKRLLYTVIPQRLFEFSQRYRVQIGLEPWDPTQVYHLRGTADELIGVQVDNRDHGAAMLAAFREHRSQRRVLFDPDGSDEKWVKVMRFESWVVAWPQREPGAPLLDDVFAELD, from the coding sequence ATGGGGCGCCATCTGAGCTTGATCCTCGCGCACCCCGACGACGAGAGCTACGCGGCGTACGGGACGGTGGCGCGCCATGCCCAGGACGAGCAGTTCCGGCTCTCGGTGCTGCACGCGACTGACGGCGAGAAGGGCGAGATCGCCCATGGCGTCCCGGTGGCTCCGGAGGACCTCGGCGCGTGGCGCCGACGCGAGGACGAGAACGCGTGGTGCGCCGTCGGGGCGAAACCGCATCGCCACGACTGGCTCGGGCTGCCTGACGGCGGAGTCGAGGCGGTCGGTATTCCAGCGTTGCGTCACCGGATCATCACGTTCCTGCGCGAGGAACGGCCCGATGTCGTCGCTACGTTCGGTCCCGACGGGGTGTCCGGCCACCCCGACCACATCGCGATGTCGGTGGCGACCACGGAGGCGTTCGACGTCGTACGGCGAGAGCCTGGGCCAGGTCTGAAACGGTTGCTGTACACCGTGATTCCGCAGCGGCTCTTCGAGTTCTCGCAGCGATACCGCGTCCAGATCGGGTTGGAGCCGTGGGATCCGACGCAGGTCTACCACCTGCGTGGCACGGCTGATGAGCTGATCGGGGTCCAGGTCGACAACCGGGACCACGGTGCGGCGATGCTGGCTGCGTTCAGGGAGCACCGCAGTCAGCGGCGGGTGCTCTTCGACCCGGACGGCTCCGACGAGAAGTGGGTCAAGGTGATGCGCTTCGAGTCCTGGGTCGTCGCCTGGCCGCAGCGCGAACCGGGTGCGCCGTTGCTGGACGACGTCTTCGCCGAGCTCGACTGA
- a CDS encoding VOC family protein, with amino-acid sequence MGAHPMMFVNLPARDLVRSRAFYTSLGYAINEEFSDPGALCVDISDAIHVILLSPEQFGSFVPGRQVIDPSNAVQVDLGLSAESRLAVDVLADKAMAAGATAVRKPDDQGFMYGRSFADPDGHIWEVLWVDMAAARTKC; translated from the coding sequence ATGGGCGCTCATCCGATGATGTTCGTGAACCTGCCGGCACGTGACCTCGTCCGCAGCCGAGCGTTCTACACCTCCCTCGGCTATGCCATCAATGAGGAGTTCAGCGACCCGGGTGCGCTCTGCGTCGACATCAGCGACGCCATCCACGTGATCCTGCTGAGTCCCGAGCAGTTCGGCTCGTTCGTGCCGGGGCGGCAGGTCATCGACCCGAGTAACGCGGTTCAGGTCGACCTCGGACTGTCGGCGGAGAGTCGGCTGGCGGTCGATGTGCTCGCCGACAAGGCGATGGCCGCGGGAGCGACCGCGGTGCGCAAACCGGACGATCAGGGCTTCATGTACGGCCGGTCGTTCGCCGACCCGGACGGCCACATCTGGGAAGTCCTCTGGGTCGACATGGCGGCCGCCCGCACGAAGTGCTGA
- a CDS encoding helix-turn-helix domain-containing protein — protein sequence MSGAKGAATGQTPTDPPPVPPAEPARAVPPAEAAVIRAAEFLRAHLDEPISVQDVADHVGYSTFHLSRLFTRVIGVSPVQYLAAQRFQRAKMLLLSSDDSVVDVCMAVGFSSVGTFTRRFVEEVGTSPRDFRRLPHAIAARETRPTVVIGAGRGRVQGSVRMSPAALAAIGPSPQVYVGLFRHPAPRGTPVAGTRIMQPGPYVITGVPTGQWWLLAAAVPQDDPVGQLLVRDLVTAGLPRAITVGEVLQGTRPAPPSYDLMLAPAAAWATPVLLALPTLGGDATEGATHGAAQDAVQDFTQMRTNGDADPPLSP from the coding sequence GTGTCAGGAGCCAAGGGGGCTGCCACCGGGCAGACCCCCACTGATCCACCGCCAGTCCCACCCGCAGAGCCCGCGCGGGCCGTCCCGCCCGCTGAGGCTGCCGTGATCCGTGCGGCCGAGTTCCTGCGCGCTCATCTCGACGAGCCGATCAGCGTCCAGGATGTCGCCGACCACGTCGGCTACTCCACCTTCCACCTGTCCCGGCTGTTCACCCGCGTGATCGGTGTGTCGCCGGTCCAGTACCTCGCCGCCCAGCGCTTCCAGCGGGCCAAGATGCTGCTGCTCAGCAGCGACGACTCCGTGGTCGACGTCTGCATGGCCGTCGGCTTCAGCTCGGTGGGCACCTTCACCCGTCGCTTCGTCGAAGAAGTCGGCACCAGCCCACGAGACTTCCGTCGCCTCCCCCACGCGATCGCCGCGCGCGAGACGCGGCCGACCGTCGTGATCGGTGCCGGCCGTGGCCGGGTCCAGGGCAGCGTACGGATGTCGCCGGCCGCCCTTGCGGCGATCGGCCCGAGCCCGCAGGTGTACGTCGGCCTGTTCCGTCACCCCGCACCGCGGGGCACTCCCGTGGCTGGGACGCGCATCATGCAGCCCGGCCCCTACGTCATCACCGGCGTACCGACCGGCCAGTGGTGGCTGCTCGCGGCAGCAGTCCCGCAGGACGACCCCGTCGGTCAGCTCCTCGTCCGCGACCTGGTGACGGCCGGCCTCCCCCGGGCGATCACGGTCGGAGAAGTCCTGCAAGGCACCCGACCCGCGCCCCCGTCGTACGACCTGATGCTCGCGCCGGCAGCGGCCTGGGCGACTCCGGTACTCCTCGCCCTCCCGACGCTCGGCGGGGACGCCACCGAGGGCGCCACCCACGGCGCCGCCCAAGACGCAGTCCAAGACTTCACCCAGATGCGCACGAACGGAGATGCCGACCCACCCCTGTCGCCCTAA
- a CDS encoding ABC transporter ATP-binding protein: MPDTIEVENLVKTYAGTAVVDDVTFSVRDGEFFGLLGPNGAGKTTTLEMIEGLRKPDGGTVRLLGEAPWPRNPALLPRMGVQLQATAFFDRLTAREQLHTFSSLYDAPSARVDEMLDLVGLTDKADTQAEKLSGGQAQRLSIACALVHDPEVVFLDEPTAALDPQARRNLWDLLREINQRGKTVVLTTHYMDEAELLCDRVAVIDHGRILRIGPPAELVRGLDAPVRISVERSALDASAARTLPGVDDVTEDASSTVVTTRQPSPVLAALAERDALAGLQVRGATLEDVFLELTGREYRA; this comes from the coding sequence ATGCCAGACACGATCGAGGTCGAGAACCTCGTCAAGACGTACGCCGGCACCGCGGTGGTCGATGACGTCACCTTCAGCGTCCGGGACGGAGAGTTCTTCGGGCTCCTCGGCCCGAACGGTGCGGGCAAGACCACGACGCTGGAGATGATCGAGGGCCTGCGCAAACCCGACGGCGGCACGGTCCGGCTGCTGGGTGAGGCGCCCTGGCCGCGCAACCCCGCGCTGCTGCCGCGGATGGGCGTACAGCTGCAGGCCACCGCCTTCTTCGACCGGTTGACCGCGCGCGAGCAGCTGCACACCTTCAGCTCGCTGTACGACGCCCCGTCGGCTCGGGTGGACGAGATGCTCGACCTCGTCGGGCTCACCGACAAGGCCGACACCCAGGCCGAGAAGCTGTCCGGCGGTCAGGCTCAGCGGCTGTCGATCGCCTGCGCACTCGTGCACGACCCCGAGGTGGTGTTCCTCGACGAGCCGACCGCGGCGCTCGACCCGCAGGCGCGACGCAACCTCTGGGACCTGCTGCGCGAGATCAACCAGCGCGGCAAGACCGTCGTCCTGACCACTCACTACATGGACGAGGCCGAGCTCCTCTGCGACCGCGTCGCCGTCATCGACCACGGCCGGATCCTGCGTATCGGTCCGCCCGCCGAGCTGGTGCGTGGGCTCGACGCACCGGTGCGGATCTCGGTCGAACGGTCGGCCCTTGATGCGTCCGCTGCGCGCACGCTGCCCGGTGTCGATGACGTGACCGAGGACGCCTCGTCGACCGTGGTCACAACTCGTCAGCCGTCGCCCGTGCTCGCGGCGCTTGCCGAACGAGATGCCCTGGCGGGCCTACAAGTTCGAGGCGCGACCCTTGAGGACGTCTTCCTCGAGCTCACGGGACGGGAGTACCGCGCATGA
- a CDS encoding ABC transporter permease encodes MSKVTVDVQPRAGRTAFGSRSFRSLAIAMWKGFVRDRASVFFTLFFPLFFIIIFGTVFTDSGASKQTVALVGNVPVVQQLPPDARKAIGETLELKTGIPREKALKQLRKDDISAVLEQHGNTLQLTVSNGDPVASATVQGVLRSVIDGTNIAVTGQPPRYTLSASAVQDESLKAIQYVTPGMIGYGIAVGATFGAATTLVEWRKRGVLRRLRLAPIPTSSVVTSRVAVSMAIALVQLAIFIGVAIVLGLKLTGSWYMAIPLTLCGTLAFLSVGLLCGSIAKTSEAAVGLANLITLPMAFLSGAFIPVEESPGWIQAISKVLPMGWLVDGLKGTMVRGEGPVAALLPMALTLGFAAVLTLIATRFFSWED; translated from the coding sequence ATGAGCAAGGTGACGGTGGACGTCCAGCCTCGCGCTGGGCGTACGGCCTTTGGTAGCAGGAGTTTTCGCAGTCTCGCCATCGCGATGTGGAAGGGCTTCGTCCGGGATCGAGCGAGCGTCTTCTTCACTCTCTTCTTTCCGCTGTTCTTCATCATCATCTTCGGGACCGTGTTCACCGACAGCGGCGCGTCGAAGCAGACGGTCGCCCTGGTGGGCAATGTCCCTGTCGTACAACAGCTCCCGCCGGACGCGCGCAAGGCGATCGGCGAGACCTTGGAGCTCAAGACGGGGATCCCGCGCGAGAAGGCGCTGAAGCAGCTGCGCAAGGACGACATCAGTGCCGTCCTCGAGCAGCACGGCAACACCCTTCAGCTCACGGTGTCCAACGGTGACCCGGTGGCCTCGGCGACCGTCCAGGGCGTGCTGCGCTCGGTCATCGACGGCACCAACATCGCCGTCACAGGACAGCCGCCGCGCTATACGCTGTCGGCGTCGGCGGTGCAGGACGAGTCGCTCAAAGCGATCCAGTACGTCACGCCCGGGATGATCGGTTACGGCATCGCTGTGGGCGCGACGTTCGGGGCGGCCACGACGCTGGTCGAGTGGCGCAAGCGCGGCGTACTGCGCCGACTGCGACTCGCGCCGATCCCGACGTCCTCGGTGGTGACCTCACGGGTCGCCGTCTCGATGGCCATCGCCCTCGTGCAGCTGGCGATCTTCATCGGAGTCGCGATAGTGCTCGGGCTCAAGCTCACCGGCTCCTGGTACATGGCGATACCCCTCACGCTCTGCGGCACGTTGGCGTTCTTGTCCGTCGGGCTGCTGTGCGGGTCGATCGCCAAGACCTCGGAGGCGGCGGTCGGGCTGGCCAACCTGATCACCTTGCCGATGGCGTTCCTGTCAGGAGCATTCATCCCGGTGGAGGAGTCACCTGGGTGGATCCAGGCGATCTCGAAGGTGCTGCCGATGGGCTGGCTGGTCGACGGGCTGAAGGGCACCATGGTGCGCGGCGAGGGACCGGTCGCGGCGCTGCTGCCGATGGCGCTGACGCTGGGCTTCGCGGCCGTGCTGACCCTGATCGCCACCCGGTTCTTCTCCTGGGAGGACTGA
- a CDS encoding aminoglycoside adenylyltransferase domain-containing protein, whose translation MGVIETVSVPAAVSTVVDDALERVDAALAGTSCDLVGLYLHGSLCWGEFFSGSDIDFVGVLSRPADDAVVAALRGVHGELATIGGRPAYDGIYVTEGDLTRPAADLAEYPGVLDNVFELGHHGDANPVTWAELAERGITMRGTPVAQLGVHTNPEELQAFTRGNLEAYWGRQAVVLGVLTEAIPSWASEWCVLGINRLHHVLQTGRITSKSGAGRWALDELDAKHHQVIREGLSVRESGISDPVYDADPRLRQQAIVAVMRDVLGRYGL comes from the coding sequence ATGGGGGTCATCGAAACTGTCTCTGTACCTGCCGCCGTCTCGACGGTGGTCGACGATGCGCTTGAGCGGGTCGATGCCGCGCTCGCGGGCACGAGTTGTGATCTGGTCGGGCTCTACCTCCACGGGTCGTTGTGCTGGGGTGAGTTCTTCTCCGGGAGCGACATCGACTTCGTCGGTGTGCTGAGCCGGCCGGCCGATGACGCGGTCGTCGCGGCCCTGCGCGGAGTGCACGGTGAGCTCGCCACGATCGGCGGGCGGCCGGCGTACGACGGCATCTACGTCACCGAAGGCGACCTGACCCGGCCGGCAGCCGACCTCGCCGAGTACCCAGGGGTGCTGGACAACGTCTTCGAGCTCGGTCACCACGGCGATGCCAACCCGGTCACCTGGGCGGAGCTCGCTGAGCGGGGGATCACCATGCGAGGTACGCCGGTCGCCCAGCTCGGCGTACACACGAATCCTGAGGAGCTGCAGGCATTTACGCGCGGCAACCTTGAGGCGTACTGGGGCCGGCAGGCAGTGGTACTCGGCGTCCTCACGGAGGCCATCCCGTCGTGGGCGAGCGAGTGGTGCGTCCTCGGGATCAACCGTCTGCACCACGTGCTGCAGACGGGCCGGATCACCTCGAAGTCCGGTGCCGGTCGCTGGGCGCTCGACGAGCTGGACGCGAAGCACCACCAGGTGATCCGGGAGGGGTTGTCTGTGCGTGAGAGCGGCATCAGCGACCCGGTGTACGACGCTGATCCCCGACTGCGGCAGCAGGCCATCGTCGCGGTCATGCGGGACGTCCTGGGTCGTTACGGGCTCTGA
- a CDS encoding VOC family protein yields the protein MASRTANFCIDAADPYAQTMWWAQVLEDFVLPPDEQSPDDEECGLEGPDGRYLLFLRVPEPKTVKNRMHLCLRPTDRSRDEEVDRLLGLGATMVNDLRKPDRGWAVLADPEGNEFCVLRPLDPSEDSPA from the coding sequence ATGGCATCGCGCACCGCGAATTTCTGTATCGACGCAGCAGATCCGTACGCCCAGACCATGTGGTGGGCGCAGGTCCTCGAGGACTTCGTCCTGCCTCCGGATGAGCAGTCTCCTGACGACGAGGAGTGCGGGCTCGAAGGGCCGGACGGGCGCTACCTGCTCTTCCTCAGGGTGCCCGAGCCCAAGACGGTCAAGAACCGGATGCACCTCTGCCTGCGACCGACTGACCGCAGCCGCGACGAAGAGGTCGACCGACTGCTCGGGCTCGGCGCCACGATGGTCAACGATCTGCGCAAGCCCGACCGCGGTTGGGCCGTGCTGGCCGATCCGGAGGGCAATGAGTTCTGCGTGCTGCGACCGCTCGATCCGTCCGAGGACTCGCCTGCGTAG
- a CDS encoding EthD family reductase, with translation MIKVSIMYPTTPEARFDHDYYRDRHLPMIAELLGPACERWTIDRGVSGGGPGVDAPYVAMCHVYSESLDAFQAGFGPNVKQIMSDIGNYTDITPVMQISEVVVDG, from the coding sequence GTGATCAAGGTGAGCATCATGTACCCGACGACACCGGAGGCGCGGTTCGACCACGACTACTACCGCGACCGGCACCTGCCCATGATCGCCGAGCTGCTCGGCCCGGCATGCGAGCGTTGGACGATCGACCGCGGTGTCAGTGGGGGCGGGCCGGGAGTCGATGCGCCGTACGTCGCGATGTGCCACGTCTACAGCGAGTCGCTGGATGCGTTCCAGGCGGGGTTCGGGCCGAACGTGAAGCAGATCATGAGCGACATCGGCAACTACACCGACATCACCCCGGTCATGCAGATCAGTGAGGTCGTCGTCGACGGCTGA
- a CDS encoding HNH endonuclease signature motif containing protein, which yields MGEAAHDPDGRPDSESLPGESLVSRVPPGPAADAVSAAAAAVVALEGLPSALHQVGSADLAPLVELLGALSDRVQACVVMATAEALERGVVRESQAASPAQWVAAHAGRLEPGEASRVATVAAAVNQPDNVLLREAVAAGACSARAAQVSLRELGKILPVLPGFARQECLAYFVQVAAAGGGARELRHLSRWLVATYAGDRLEDQDAALERVEELSWSDLPGGLRRFIVDLAPGNAARLVAAVQAGAAPQPVVDPDTGTSSPDPRSPGKRRADAFMDLLNLAESADTSTSHGSTTKLVVTMGLDDLRAEHARTRAAGAGHTSADRSSAGTRSGAGGGGSGGLGVTSLGDTIDAGTIRRMACDADIIPMVLGSRSEPLDVGREQRLVKDGLRTAVVARDRCCTFPGCDRPPSFCEVHHVQPWYAGGRTSLLNSALLCRRHHTIVHRDNLTATVTPFAVRWHRTTSTSDRAETMTVASRGP from the coding sequence ATGGGCGAGGCAGCGCACGACCCTGATGGGCGCCCGGACAGCGAGTCGCTGCCGGGGGAGTCCTTGGTGTCTCGGGTGCCGCCGGGGCCGGCGGCTGATGCGGTGTCTGCGGCTGCTGCCGCGGTGGTTGCGTTGGAGGGGTTGCCGTCGGCGTTGCATCAGGTCGGCTCGGCGGATCTGGCGCCGTTGGTGGAGCTGCTGGGTGCCTTGAGTGATCGGGTGCAGGCGTGTGTGGTGATGGCCACCGCTGAGGCGTTGGAGCGGGGTGTGGTGCGGGAGTCGCAGGCGGCCAGCCCGGCGCAGTGGGTTGCTGCGCATGCGGGCCGCCTTGAGCCGGGTGAGGCGTCGCGGGTCGCGACTGTTGCTGCTGCTGTGAATCAGCCCGACAACGTGCTGCTGCGGGAGGCGGTCGCGGCCGGGGCGTGTAGTGCACGGGCGGCGCAGGTGAGTCTGCGGGAGCTGGGCAAGATCCTGCCGGTGCTGCCGGGTTTCGCCCGCCAGGAGTGTCTGGCGTACTTCGTGCAGGTGGCCGCGGCTGGTGGTGGTGCTAGGGAGCTGCGGCATCTGTCGCGGTGGTTGGTCGCGACGTATGCCGGTGACCGGCTTGAGGATCAGGACGCGGCGTTGGAGCGGGTCGAGGAGTTGTCGTGGTCGGATCTGCCGGGTGGGTTGCGGCGGTTCATCGTGGATCTGGCGCCGGGAAACGCGGCGCGGTTGGTTGCTGCGGTCCAGGCGGGTGCTGCACCCCAGCCGGTGGTTGACCCGGACACGGGCACGTCTTCTCCGGATCCGCGGAGTCCGGGTAAACGGCGCGCGGACGCGTTCATGGACCTGCTGAACCTGGCTGAGTCGGCGGACACCTCGACCTCGCACGGGTCCACGACCAAGCTCGTGGTCACCATGGGCTTGGATGACCTGCGCGCTGAGCACGCTCGGACCAGGGCTGCCGGCGCAGGACACACCAGCGCCGACCGTTCTAGCGCCGGGACCAGATCGGGTGCCGGTGGCGGCGGATCGGGCGGGCTCGGGGTGACGAGTCTGGGTGACACGATCGATGCCGGCACGATCCGGCGGATGGCCTGCGACGCGGACATCATCCCGATGGTCCTGGGATCACGCTCTGAACCGTTGGACGTCGGCCGGGAGCAACGCCTGGTCAAGGACGGACTACGCACCGCGGTCGTGGCCCGAGACCGGTGCTGCACCTTCCCCGGATGTGATCGGCCACCCAGCTTCTGCGAGGTCCACCACGTCCAACCCTGGTACGCCGGAGGCCGCACCAGCCTGCTGAACTCAGCCCTGCTCTGCCGCCGCCACCACACCATCGTCCACCGCGACAACCTGACCGCCACCGTCACGCCCTTCGCTGTCCGATGGCATCGGACCACCAGCACAAGCGATCGGGCCGAGACCATGACCGTTGCGAGCCGCGGCCCATGA